One segment of Aquimarina sp. BL5 DNA contains the following:
- a CDS encoding zincin-like metallopeptidase toxin domain-containing protein gives MQKKTIMYAYEYGIRNFDKKYQPFPNITVFNDKIEILDENNTATTGFGIYQEITLLEDTNKAELKESGTIYPAIVVEDYLIPQEVFLNTEEQRRVDQLNREFDVFLFETKFFIHIPESNVLDEVVITAQGIGRKTKFPPRLTELNDELNQKKTSIVLFISNDGVKLERAYQKTTDILHNELVLFIEKNDKYNLFGSVIRIRSGNSISQNADLPFKDITKLARVYDLDVSRGAVLEVLQDHLQDKSSNFYFIRKALLWGSRVSKIPVNFALGKIADAMDEVSKAIENNLKIGDNYYKAYDQEGNISKTYTPILPGFNLIQTADKANENADNEQVFIQFTKILNVLEAQIQRGVDALQIDSLKKYIKRRLRVLFDVIKEAKGFIKDIIGQAIEFIKTSFVFINAFLVGIINSLVDVVKGIFDIISLICKAVVGLNNVQQNTLENPSSQFSLFMEMFENALETTVKLFTLKNIKATFVFMGKLFVRFITSPPSINITGDSLGYGIGYLIGFIVEEVVFGILTGGAKTVGTALQLAVKSYASLAKGAYKAVRKTVTMSVDTFLSLIAVIRKKLEDFPKILKDLEKWLNDVLAFVKAEAAVGAKFQGLFSLDPLSAVAIRKLGKKTIEELGKVGVKFGKNPETLKYEIQYKGLIIQSFEKEKDLVKELSEIIKKKEDDLLKYLDEQISFRKSQIDLLEDWDKIQISGRGRRRGQRLKKADIRLISKKLDELGVELELHSVNSSEVIKGFFLSKGRSVKMPKSAAAIFITDGVKMKIVLRKGATIYEFFHEFMHFRHAKELGLKRYLKLGGKGTSGELIKETFVFNKLINNRNYLTKEEIEHALWYINERIRSVFGKDPVIPSFSLDDIPTVRKQIDINKIINKK, from the coding sequence ATGCAAAAGAAAACAATTATGTATGCATATGAATATGGTATCAGGAATTTTGATAAAAAATACCAGCCATTTCCAAATATTACCGTTTTCAATGATAAAATTGAAATACTAGATGAAAATAATACTGCAACAACAGGATTCGGAATTTATCAAGAAATTACATTGCTAGAAGATACTAATAAAGCTGAACTGAAAGAGTCAGGAACTATATATCCTGCGATAGTAGTAGAAGATTATCTGATTCCTCAAGAGGTTTTTTTAAATACCGAAGAACAAAGAAGAGTGGATCAACTGAATAGAGAATTTGATGTTTTCTTATTTGAAACTAAATTCTTTATTCATATTCCAGAAAGTAATGTATTAGATGAGGTAGTAATAACGGCTCAAGGAATCGGAAGAAAAACTAAATTTCCTCCTAGGCTTACAGAGCTTAATGATGAATTGAATCAGAAAAAAACATCCATTGTTCTTTTTATCTCTAATGATGGTGTAAAACTAGAAAGAGCTTATCAGAAAACAACGGATATTTTACATAATGAACTAGTGTTATTCATTGAGAAAAATGATAAGTATAATCTTTTTGGATCTGTTATTAGAATACGTTCTGGAAATTCAATCTCGCAAAATGCTGATCTTCCGTTTAAGGATATTACAAAATTGGCAAGAGTATATGACTTAGATGTTAGCAGGGGAGCTGTGCTCGAAGTATTGCAAGATCACCTGCAAGATAAGAGTAGTAACTTTTATTTTATAAGAAAAGCACTGCTTTGGGGAAGTCGTGTTAGTAAGATTCCTGTGAATTTTGCTTTAGGGAAGATAGCGGATGCGATGGATGAAGTTTCCAAAGCGATCGAGAATAACCTAAAAATTGGAGATAATTATTACAAAGCGTATGATCAGGAAGGTAATATATCCAAAACCTATACACCTATATTACCTGGATTCAATTTGATTCAAACTGCGGATAAAGCAAACGAAAACGCAGATAATGAACAGGTATTCATTCAGTTTACTAAAATTCTGAATGTACTAGAAGCTCAGATTCAGCGCGGAGTGGATGCTTTACAGATAGATTCGCTTAAAAAGTATATCAAAAGGAGACTTCGGGTATTATTTGATGTAATCAAAGAAGCCAAAGGTTTTATCAAAGATATTATTGGGCAGGCGATTGAATTTATCAAAACCTCCTTTGTTTTTATCAATGCTTTTTTGGTAGGGATTATCAATAGTCTGGTAGATGTAGTAAAAGGGATTTTTGATATCATCAGCTTGATTTGCAAAGCCGTTGTCGGGTTAAATAATGTACAGCAGAATACCCTGGAAAATCCGAGTTCTCAATTTAGTCTATTTATGGAGATGTTTGAGAATGCTTTGGAAACTACTGTAAAGTTGTTTACGCTCAAAAATATTAAGGCAACTTTTGTATTTATGGGAAAATTATTCGTGCGTTTTATTACATCGCCACCAAGTATCAATATTACCGGAGATTCTCTGGGATATGGTATTGGATATCTGATTGGTTTTATAGTAGAAGAAGTAGTGTTTGGGATTCTTACGGGAGGTGCAAAAACCGTGGGAACGGCTTTGCAGTTGGCTGTTAAGTCCTACGCATCTTTAGCTAAAGGAGCTTATAAAGCAGTAAGAAAAACAGTAACTATGAGTGTAGATACCTTTTTGTCACTCATAGCTGTTATACGTAAAAAACTCGAAGATTTTCCTAAGATATTAAAGGATCTGGAGAAATGGTTGAATGATGTTTTGGCATTTGTAAAGGCGGAGGCTGCCGTAGGAGCTAAGTTTCAAGGATTATTTTCTTTAGACCCTTTATCGGCGGTTGCTATTAGAAAGCTTGGTAAGAAAACTATTGAAGAGTTAGGGAAAGTTGGAGTTAAGTTTGGAAAGAATCCGGAAACACTTAAATACGAAATCCAATACAAAGGCCTCATCATTCAAAGTTTTGAAAAAGAAAAGGATTTGGTTAAAGAATTGTCTGAGATCATTAAGAAGAAAGAAGATGATTTGTTGAAGTATTTGGATGAACAAATAAGTTTTAGAAAATCTCAAATTGACTTATTAGAAGATTGGGATAAAATACAAATAAGTGGAAGGGGAAGAAGAAGAGGTCAGAGGTTGAAAAAGGCTGATATTAGATTGATCAGCAAAAAACTTGATGAATTAGGAGTAGAATTGGAGTTACATTCCGTGAATAGTTCTGAAGTCATTAAGGGTTTTTTCTTAAGTAAAGGAAGGAGTGTTAAAATGCCTAAATCTGCCGCGGCTATTTTTATAACTGATGGTGTGAAAATGAAAATTGTTTTAAGAAAAGGTGCTACAATCTATGAGTTTTTCCATGAATTTATGCATTTTAGACATGCTAAAGAATTAGGTTTAAAAAGGTATCTAAAATTAGGCGGTAAAGGTACTTCTGGAGAATTGATTAAAGAAACATTTGTTTTCAACAAATTAATCAATAATAGAAATTATCTCACCAAAGAAGAAATTGAACATGCATTATGGTATATTAATGAGCGAATTAGGAGTGTGTTTGGAAAGGATCCTGTCATCCCTAGTTTTAGTTTAGATGATATACCAACTGTCAGAAAACAAATAGATATAAATAAAATTATTAATAAAAAATAA
- a CDS encoding M14 family zinc carboxypeptidase, which produces MKKKLTLALWVCMILGTSLFAQQTQKQRAIEYLNLKGEVIFDIVISNPSQLQSITQELSIVHYDEATGIVKLMANQMQFDQFLQKNIPFTTTQEDNIIGYRTMTSDLSVKAATFPLTAYPTYADYVSMMNDFATNNPTICQVENIGATTEGDKSLLFVKLSDNVGSNEQEPRVMYTSSMHGDEIAGYPMMLNLIDFLLTTYNDTSHPRHAEIKQLLDNNEVWINPLANPDGTYRNSANNTSVANATRGNANNVDLNRNYPDPDDGTNPDGNSHQIETQRFMDFAASKHFVLSANFHGGIELINYPWDTYAGAHPDEDYFVHVSEEYRDFCQQNSPNGYFDALNNGITNGYAWYEVQGGRQDYQIYYHKGREVTVELSNAKTPPANQLVNFWNYNQEALIGFLKQVNYGIRGVVTDAVTNQAIDAKVTVVGKETYETWTPTELPEGDYYRPIKSGTYTLVYEAECYESKTITGVTIADGQAVIQDVQLTPIGAVAPTGLVASSVQSTSASLSWSGSAGATFDVRYRETGTTNWTVVSANTNTTNLTNLTTETAYEVQVRSICAGATTSPYSSSITFTTTGVPACSGISTFPYTEGFESSVGVWVNATGDDINWTRDSNGTPSNGTGPSSAQEGSFYMFTEASGNGNGYPGKIALLDSPCVDLEALTGATLEFGYHMNGTNMGSLEVLVSTDNGVNYTSLWGRNGSQGDQWNQASIELSAYAGSVIKLQFKGTTGNGFRSDMAIDDLKIISTTPDTQAPSTPTNVTASNITGTTVDLSWNASTDNIGVSEYEIYEGTTLIATSTTANTTVSGLNPNSEYTLVIVAKDAAGNSSLASDSVTFTTSGVVITYCSSQGNNVNDEYIDYVSIGGIDNTSAATSGYTDYTNLTGAVSYGQNTIVLSLNYTGTVYTEYWNVWIDYNQDGTFDTSELIVSESTRSDANQSYDFTVPSSASTGATRMRVSLKYNATATPCETFTYGEVEDYTVNIGGATASRANVTSSLKTRGTLQLYPNPVTEGVLFISGLPRQDASITIYNYAGQKVISKEMTDGNIDVSSLSNGLYLLQVGNDADKKIKRFIIQ; this is translated from the coding sequence ATGAAGAAAAAATTAACGCTTGCCTTATGGGTCTGTATGATCCTAGGCACTTCACTATTTGCACAGCAAACCCAAAAACAACGAGCTATTGAATACCTAAACCTAAAAGGAGAGGTGATATTCGATATCGTTATAAGCAATCCTTCTCAACTACAATCTATCACTCAGGAGTTATCCATTGTTCATTATGATGAAGCTACAGGAATCGTAAAACTAATGGCGAATCAAATGCAGTTTGATCAGTTTCTGCAAAAAAATATACCTTTTACAACAACACAGGAAGATAATATCATAGGGTATAGAACGATGACATCAGACTTATCTGTAAAAGCAGCTACATTTCCACTAACTGCATATCCTACATATGCCGATTATGTAAGTATGATGAATGATTTTGCAACTAATAATCCTACCATATGCCAAGTAGAAAATATAGGCGCTACTACAGAAGGAGATAAATCCTTGCTTTTTGTGAAGCTGTCCGATAATGTGGGGTCAAACGAACAAGAACCACGAGTAATGTATACTTCTTCAATGCACGGAGATGAGATTGCAGGATATCCTATGATGCTCAATCTGATTGATTTTTTACTAACTACATATAATGATACATCGCATCCAAGACATGCAGAGATTAAACAACTATTGGATAATAATGAGGTGTGGATTAACCCATTAGCAAATCCAGATGGAACGTATAGGAATAGTGCAAATAATACATCCGTAGCAAATGCAACTAGAGGTAATGCCAATAACGTAGATCTTAATCGAAACTATCCTGATCCGGATGATGGAACAAATCCTGATGGGAATAGTCATCAGATAGAAACGCAACGATTTATGGATTTTGCAGCCTCTAAACATTTTGTACTATCGGCTAATTTTCATGGAGGAATTGAACTTATTAATTATCCTTGGGATACGTATGCTGGAGCACATCCTGATGAGGACTATTTTGTACACGTATCAGAAGAATACAGAGATTTTTGTCAGCAGAATAGCCCTAATGGATATTTTGATGCACTGAATAATGGAATTACCAATGGTTATGCTTGGTACGAAGTGCAAGGAGGACGACAAGATTATCAGATATATTATCATAAAGGAAGAGAAGTAACAGTAGAACTTTCTAATGCCAAAACACCGCCAGCGAATCAGTTAGTGAATTTTTGGAACTATAATCAAGAAGCTTTGATTGGTTTTCTGAAACAAGTAAACTATGGGATACGCGGTGTTGTTACAGATGCTGTGACTAATCAAGCGATTGATGCTAAAGTAACTGTCGTAGGAAAAGAGACCTACGAAACCTGGACACCAACAGAATTACCAGAAGGAGATTATTATCGGCCTATCAAATCTGGAACTTACACTTTAGTTTATGAAGCAGAATGCTACGAATCAAAAACAATCACCGGAGTCACGATTGCAGATGGTCAAGCAGTAATCCAAGATGTACAGTTAACTCCTATTGGAGCGGTTGCACCAACAGGATTGGTTGCATCTTCGGTACAATCAACTAGTGCTAGCCTAAGTTGGTCTGGTAGTGCTGGAGCTACCTTTGATGTTCGATATAGGGAAACCGGAACTACGAATTGGACTGTGGTTTCTGCTAATACGAACACTACGAATCTTACGAATCTTACGACAGAAACGGCTTATGAAGTCCAAGTACGTAGTATATGTGCAGGTGCAACTACATCTCCATATAGTAGTTCAATAACTTTTACTACAACAGGAGTACCTGCTTGTTCAGGAATTTCTACATTTCCATATACAGAAGGTTTTGAATCCAGTGTAGGTGTATGGGTAAATGCTACAGGCGATGATATTAATTGGACTCGTGATAGTAATGGAACACCGTCTAACGGAACAGGACCATCCTCAGCTCAGGAAGGTTCATTTTATATGTTTACCGAAGCTTCTGGTAATGGAAATGGATATCCTGGGAAAATAGCTTTGCTGGATAGTCCTTGTGTTGATCTCGAAGCGTTAACTGGCGCAACATTAGAATTTGGATATCATATGAATGGAACTAACATGGGGTCATTAGAGGTGTTGGTAAGTACTGATAATGGAGTTAATTACACTTCGCTTTGGGGTAGAAACGGAAGTCAAGGAGATCAATGGAACCAGGCTTCTATAGAACTTTCTGCATATGCCGGATCTGTAATCAAGCTTCAGTTTAAAGGTACTACAGGAAATGGATTCCGAAGTGATATGGCTATTGATGATCTTAAGATCATTTCTACAACTCCTGATACGCAAGCTCCATCTACACCAACCAATGTAACAGCATCAAATATTACTGGAACTACCGTTGATTTATCTTGGAATGCATCTACGGATAATATTGGGGTTTCTGAATATGAAATTTATGAAGGAACTACTTTAATAGCTACATCTACCACTGCTAATACTACGGTTAGTGGATTGAATCCTAATTCAGAATACACATTGGTTATAGTGGCTAAAGATGCCGCAGGAAATAGTTCCTTAGCAAGTGATTCTGTAACTTTTACCACTTCAGGAGTTGTAATAACGTATTGCAGCAGTCAAGGTAATAATGTAAATGATGAATATATCGATTATGTAAGTATTGGAGGAATCGATAATACTTCTGCAGCTACTAGCGGGTATACAGATTATACAAACTTAACAGGTGCTGTGTCTTATGGACAAAATACGATTGTATTAAGCCTTAATTATACTGGAACGGTTTATACAGAATATTGGAATGTGTGGATTGATTATAACCAAGATGGAACTTTTGATACTTCAGAGTTAATAGTTTCAGAATCTACACGTAGTGATGCAAATCAATCCTATGATTTTACGGTGCCATCTAGTGCATCAACAGGAGCCACAAGAATGCGTGTAAGTTTAAAGTACAATGCTACTGCTACTCCTTGTGAAACATTTACATATGGAGAAGTAGAAGATTATACCGTAAATATCGGAGGGGCGACTGCTTCAAGAGCGAATGTTACAAGTAGCTTGAAAACTAGAGGAACGCTTCAATTGTATCCTAACCCTGTGACAGAAGGAGTCTTGTTTATTAGTGGTCTTCCACGTCAAGATGCTAGTATTACGATCTATAATTACGCCGGTCAAAAGGTAATAAGTAAAGAAATGACAGATGGGAATATTGATGTAAGTAGTTTGTCTAATGGCTTGTATCTTTTGCAGGTAGGAAATGATGCTGACAAAAAAATCAAGAGATTTATAATACAATAA
- a CDS encoding phage holin family protein codes for MDKIISMVFWLLTILSPVNGVMMTMVFLILVDFITGSYASYKNKIPISSQGIGNTISKFFIYNLVILASFLLETFIVDEVPFLKIIAGFVAITEIKSILENFNKIYGIDLFKALMTLMKSGGISETINSISKEGKK; via the coding sequence ATGGATAAAATTATAAGTATGGTATTTTGGTTGCTTACGATCCTCTCACCAGTGAACGGTGTTATGATGACAATGGTTTTCCTAATTTTGGTGGATTTTATTACAGGTTCGTATGCGTCCTATAAAAATAAAATTCCAATAAGTAGTCAAGGTATTGGTAATACGATCTCTAAGTTTTTTATCTATAACTTGGTAATTCTAGCATCCTTTTTATTAGAAACCTTCATCGTAGATGAGGTTCCTTTTCTTAAGATTATTGCAGGATTTGTGGCCATTACGGAGATAAAATCTATTTTAGAAAACTTCAATAAAATTTATGGTATAGATTTATTTAAAGCATTGATGACTTTAATGAAATCCGGAGGTATTTCGGAAACCATAAATAGTATCTCGAAAGAAGGAAAAAAATAA
- a CDS encoding TIGR02594 family protein: protein MNILEMALSQYGVTEINGSKDHPQIVSYFSELGFDGVKLKDETAWCSAFANWVAKKTGYSYSGKLNARSWLNVGKSTNTPSVGDVVVLWRESPNSWKGHVGFFIKETRGFVYVLGGNQNNKVCISAYPKNRVLEYKKLTRHG from the coding sequence ATGAATATTTTAGAAATGGCGCTATCTCAGTATGGCGTTACGGAGATTAATGGCTCCAAAGATCATCCACAGATCGTTTCCTACTTTAGTGAATTAGGCTTTGATGGTGTGAAATTGAAAGATGAAACTGCCTGGTGTAGTGCATTTGCAAATTGGGTAGCTAAAAAAACTGGTTATTCTTATTCTGGTAAACTTAATGCTCGTAGTTGGCTCAATGTTGGGAAATCTACCAATACACCTAGTGTAGGAGATGTAGTGGTGCTGTGGCGTGAAAGCCCCAATAGCTGGAAAGGCCATGTTGGTTTTTTTATCAAAGAAACCAGAGGGTTTGTTTATGTTCTGGGAGGTAATCAGAACAATAAGGTGTGTATAAGTGCATATCCTAAGAATCGAGTTTTAGAGTATAAAAAATTAACAAGACATGGATAA
- a CDS encoding S24 family peptidase, translating to MVAIDEKIREIIDFFGLNNHSFAKRIGVTSTTIDSITTGRLQSDGSRKRTKPGYDLLERIIDEFDIDPEYLFGKSKELLKQKHQETQTYGGIPQVVAVNQEGDENVVYVPIKARAGYLDGYGDTEFIETLPSFNMPHLTNGTFRCFEVQGNSMVRTFFDGDLVFGKYVEDLNDIKDGRIYVIVSKNDGIVLKRIINRIEERGKLILKSDNKDGNYPTYTINSEEIMEAWYVTMFASKQMPEPVDVYDRLHDLETKIVILEEELRRNN from the coding sequence ATGGTAGCGATAGATGAAAAGATTAGGGAAATAATAGATTTTTTTGGCTTAAACAATCATTCTTTTGCTAAACGAATAGGCGTAACAAGCACAACAATAGATAGCATTACCACAGGAAGACTACAGTCTGATGGTTCTAGAAAGCGAACTAAACCCGGATATGATTTACTGGAACGTATTATTGATGAATTCGATATTGATCCAGAGTACCTTTTTGGAAAAAGTAAGGAATTATTGAAACAAAAACATCAAGAAACTCAAACATATGGTGGAATTCCACAAGTAGTTGCTGTAAATCAAGAAGGCGATGAAAATGTAGTATATGTCCCCATCAAAGCAAGAGCCGGATATCTGGATGGATATGGAGATACCGAATTTATAGAAACCTTACCTTCTTTTAATATGCCACATCTAACTAATGGTACCTTTAGATGTTTTGAAGTACAAGGGAATTCTATGGTGCGTACTTTTTTTGATGGAGATTTGGTTTTTGGCAAATATGTTGAGGATTTGAATGATATTAAGGATGGACGCATCTATGTTATTGTAAGTAAAAATGATGGTATCGTATTAAAAAGAATTATTAATAGAATCGAGGAACGAGGAAAGCTCATTCTTAAATCCGACAACAAAGATGGTAATTACCCAACCTATACCATCAATTCAGAAGAAATCATGGAAGCTTGGTATGTTACAATGTTTGCTTCTAAACAAATGCCGGAACCAGTTGATGTATATGATCGTTTGCACGATTTAGAAACCAAAATCGTTATACTAGAAGAAGAACTGAGAAGAAATAATTAG
- a CDS encoding GSCFA domain-containing protein — MILQTKIPLKPQQPKIDYDADLLLLGSCFAENIGEKFEYFKFKTLINPFGILFHPKAIETFLWMATQKEKYTETDLFYHNEQWHCFDAHSKLSHPDQKQLLQSLNESLAHAHQKIQSSTHICITLGTAWVYRLQSLDMVVANCHKVPQKEFVKELLSAEEVCQCLQNSIGLIRSLNPTVKIIFTVSPVRHSKDGFVENNLSKSHLIAAVHKAITSDNNCGYFPSYEIMMDELRDYRFYDTDMIHPSKVAIDYIWEYFKQTWISEEALKTMHRVKEIQNAIAHRPFNPKSKQHLSFLQNLEHKKHELQQKYSFITF, encoded by the coding sequence ATGATTCTACAAACCAAAATACCCTTAAAACCTCAGCAACCTAAAATAGATTACGATGCTGATTTATTATTGTTAGGATCTTGCTTTGCTGAAAATATCGGAGAAAAGTTTGAGTATTTTAAGTTCAAAACCTTGATCAACCCTTTTGGAATACTTTTTCATCCGAAAGCAATTGAAACTTTTCTTTGGATGGCTACTCAGAAAGAAAAATATACTGAAACTGATTTGTTTTATCATAATGAACAATGGCATTGTTTTGATGCACATTCTAAGTTAAGTCATCCAGATCAGAAACAGTTGTTGCAATCTCTAAATGAATCCTTGGCTCATGCGCATCAGAAGATTCAATCTTCTACCCATATCTGTATTACATTAGGTACGGCTTGGGTATATCGTTTACAGTCACTGGATATGGTGGTTGCAAATTGTCATAAAGTACCGCAAAAGGAGTTTGTTAAAGAGTTATTGTCTGCAGAGGAAGTGTGTCAGTGTTTGCAAAATAGTATTGGTCTGATTAGAAGTCTAAATCCAACTGTAAAGATTATATTCACCGTATCTCCAGTTAGACATAGTAAGGATGGTTTTGTAGAAAATAATCTAAGTAAATCACACCTGATTGCTGCAGTGCATAAAGCAATAACTTCTGATAATAACTGCGGTTATTTTCCTTCTTATGAAATTATGATGGATGAACTAAGAGATTATAGATTTTATGATACGGATATGATTCATCCAAGTAAGGTTGCTATCGATTATATATGGGAATATTTTAAACAAACTTGGATTTCTGAAGAAGCATTAAAAACGATGCATAGAGTTAAGGAAATCCAAAATGCAATAGCCCATAGGCCATTTAATCCAAAAAGCAAGCAGCATCTTTCTTTTCTGCAAAATTTAGAACACAAAAAGCATGAACTTCAACAAAAATATTCTTTTATTACATTCTAA
- a CDS encoding aromatic amino acid hydroxylase — protein MSSQIESNPLLDRLPPHLKQFIKPQNYDEYTPIDQAVWRYVMRKNIATLSKVAHNSYLKGLEKTGISIDEIPSMYGMNRILKEIGWAAVAVDGFIPPNAFMEFQAYNILVIASDIRQLENIEYTPAPDIIHEAAGHAPIIANPDYAEYLRRFGKIGCKAISSKRDYDIYDAVRTLSILKESPNADPVAIQNAENRVTDLQNQKSEPSEMALIRNLHWWTVEYGLIGTINDPKIYGAGLLSSIGESEWCMTDNVKKLPYTPDAAFQDFDITKPQPQLFVTPDFAYLCQVLEEFADTMALRKGGHRGLAKLIESQNLGTIELSTGLQISGIFTRMIKNEDNEVIYFETEGPTALSHREKELIGQGTDTHPNGFRSPLGKLKGINLAIENMSPRDLKAYNFYDGEYIEFEFESGITVAGINITGMRNIKGELILIQFKECTIKYKDEYLFKPEWGTFDFAVGKEIISAFSGPADDYSFDMVTHNPDMNTIKRTYTAQEEELHTLYQAVKNVRNGENTKFSLEAVFAIIKKDHPSDWLLSIEIYELVCDRDPNFADHILKHLENVKTKKPEIKHLIDSGIEIIAQKTLIS, from the coding sequence ATGTCATCACAAATAGAATCAAACCCTTTACTTGATAGATTACCTCCTCATCTAAAACAATTTATCAAACCTCAAAACTATGATGAGTACACTCCTATTGATCAAGCCGTATGGAGATATGTGATGCGTAAAAATATTGCTACATTAAGCAAAGTTGCGCACAATTCTTATTTAAAAGGATTGGAAAAAACGGGTATTTCTATAGATGAAATCCCTAGTATGTATGGAATGAATCGAATTCTGAAAGAAATTGGCTGGGCGGCAGTTGCTGTAGACGGATTTATTCCCCCAAATGCTTTCATGGAGTTTCAAGCCTATAACATTCTAGTAATTGCATCCGATATTAGACAATTAGAAAACATAGAATACACGCCGGCTCCTGATATTATTCATGAAGCTGCGGGGCACGCTCCGATCATTGCCAATCCAGATTATGCGGAATATTTACGTCGTTTCGGGAAAATAGGATGCAAAGCTATTTCATCTAAGAGAGATTATGATATATATGACGCCGTCCGCACGCTTTCTATATTAAAAGAATCACCAAATGCCGATCCTGTAGCGATTCAGAATGCAGAAAATCGAGTCACCGATTTACAAAATCAAAAGTCAGAGCCTTCGGAAATGGCTTTGATTCGTAATCTACACTGGTGGACAGTAGAATATGGGCTTATTGGCACTATAAATGATCCTAAAATTTATGGCGCAGGATTACTTTCTTCTATCGGAGAAAGTGAATGGTGCATGACCGATAATGTAAAGAAACTTCCCTATACTCCAGATGCTGCATTTCAGGATTTTGATATTACAAAACCTCAACCGCAATTATTTGTAACTCCTGATTTTGCATATTTGTGTCAGGTTCTGGAAGAATTTGCCGATACTATGGCTTTACGAAAAGGAGGACATCGTGGACTTGCTAAACTTATTGAGTCTCAAAATTTGGGAACCATAGAACTAAGTACTGGTTTACAAATCTCTGGGATTTTCACCAGAATGATCAAGAATGAGGATAATGAGGTTATCTATTTTGAGACAGAAGGACCTACTGCACTTTCTCATAGAGAAAAAGAATTGATTGGTCAGGGAACCGATACACATCCTAACGGATTCAGATCTCCTCTTGGAAAATTAAAAGGCATAAATCTAGCCATAGAAAATATGTCACCAAGAGATCTGAAAGCATATAATTTTTATGATGGTGAATACATCGAATTTGAGTTTGAAAGTGGAATTACAGTTGCGGGAATAAATATCACTGGAATGCGAAACATTAAGGGAGAGCTTATTCTCATCCAGTTTAAAGAATGTACTATTAAATATAAAGATGAATACTTATTTAAACCGGAATGGGGAACCTTCGATTTTGCCGTAGGAAAAGAAATTATATCAGCTTTTTCAGGACCAGCAGATGACTACTCCTTCGATATGGTTACACATAACCCAGACATGAACACTATAAAGAGAACTTACACCGCACAAGAAGAAGAATTACACACTCTATACCAAGCGGTTAAAAATGTAAGAAATGGTGAAAACACTAAATTTTCTCTGGAGGCTGTTTTTGCTATCATAAAAAAAGATCATCCCTCGGACTGGTTATTATCGATTGAGATTTATGAATTGGTTTGTGATAGAGATCCTAATTTTGCTGATCATATTCTTAAACATCTAGAAAATGTTAAAACTAAAAAACCTGAGATAAAACATCTAATTGATAGTGGCATTGAAATTATTGCACAGAAAACTTTGATAAGCTAA